In Rosa rugosa chromosome 4, drRosRugo1.1, whole genome shotgun sequence, the genomic stretch AAGGGTTTTGTATAACAACAACCTCATTGAGGACTTTCATCGAACACCTGATGTGCATGAGTTCCTAACCCACCAAAACAACACCTTACTGGCTCATTTAGCAACATCACTATCACTTGCGCTCACTCATAAAACAAGAAGGCAACAAATACAACACTCAAACTAAGGATCTTTGAAGCAAGCAAATCTTTCTATATAAACACCAAATAGTTCAAAAACCAATGATTACCAAAGCCCCTTTAAGCAAGATGAAAAATTTAACTACAAAGAATTTACCCTGAAGAAACATTTTCAAGAGTTAAATCTTTCAGTGACAATTTGGAGAAGCTTTCTCTAGAGAGTTGAGGAGAGGTCAATTTCACTTCTATCCATTTTTGAAAAACACCACAAGAAGGCAAAGGATTTGAGTAAACAAAGATATATTACCCAAGATCTCagattaagagagagagagagagaaagacgCACCCAAGCCCAGCTGTCAGGCTTGAGGTGATCGTAGAGCGGTTTGACAATGGAGAAGAGCGAGCGTTGAGGCTGAGCACGACGCCGACATTAGGGTGTTAGGTATTGGATCAATGGAAGTGCGCGTAAATTTTGATGAAAATTgagcattttggtcattttctaTTAAAATTCGAAGCCAGGCCTACATCATTTGATTTTTGGGTCTGGGCtcgtgtccttatttgtataaatctaatTGAAGGTGTGTGTTTTGTATTTATATCTTTGGTCTTGTGCTACTACTTGATACCTCAGCTTATTTTCCGTCACTTCTCTGTTAAAATTTATCACGTGCGGTGCATGTGAGGTGTTTTGTGGGGTTATAATAGTATTTTCACACTAAAACTAACTTTTAACTGTCAGGTAATCACAACTAAAGAAGAATTTAGTTTGGATAGTTAGGCTATAGATGACTAGATGCAATATGCAGATTGCAAAGGAACgagaataaaaaaagagaaagaattagAGGATTATATTGTCATTTTCAACTAAAAATTGAGTGAAAGATTGTATATACCCTTTGTTGTAACGAAAATGTGACAGAAAATGGACAGAGTTATGAAGTTGATCAAGTTTTATAAGTCTAGATACCTCTTTGAttacttttgaaagttgggtatcattcTGTCCGATACAAGAAAGTTTTTACCCTAGTGGTGATAAAAACCCTAATTAATATTGTTTGGGACTTCTCTATTGTAatgttttttctttcatttaagTTGTTCTCTtgccaaaaaatatttaaaaaaaattgcatcaaCAACCTTTGTGACATTCCCTAGCTCATCTGTACTATCATTAAACATATAAAAttgggtttttgtctatttacaccatttttagagatttttttcccacacaccccattaagttttttttattctctcttacccaaaacactttaaggaggtcttccctaataccccattaagattttttttttgttttttatatttttttaataccattttaccctcacccttttgttgcttagagagagaaaaaaaaatggaagagagagaaaccataggagacttcgccggagccccgtcaccggtcgccggaatcaggccaactttcgccggattccggtcaccggccgccgctcACTGGACTTTTATGAAAACCTCACcgaaaaggtttattgccccaatagacgtctattacccccaatagatgtctattacccctaatagaaaggtaatagacctctattgccccccaatagacgtctatcagtcatgtattgccctccaatagacgtttattgccccccaatagaactttcggttgccggaatggaaactaatcttcataaaattagaaaaataaaactttgattaaagaaaaaaaacgaagagattatatcaattcaaaacgtcgattgctctccaatagacgtctattgccccacaatagacattcaaaactttttttcttctttccttctgttcaattacttaaaaataaaaaattgatttgggcacccagagaaaagctctaGGCACCCAATCGGAGTTCAACCATGAGACGTGAACGACACCGCCGCCGATATTCTCACCACCACCTGTTCCGATCCTCTCCAATCTTGGCATTCGTCTGCAAAGCTTCGCGCGTCTACCCAAAACGAGGTGATGGACTCGGTGGTTTCCGAGAACTGCTCTGAGATTAAGAAACATTCGCAATCGGAGGTCTGCATCTCGATCTCAGATCGACTCCGGCGAAGGTGAGTGAATTGGAGCTGGGCCGGAAAAGCTCGTGCAGCGAATGTAGTTGCAAGAGCGGAAGGCAAAGGTGAGATCCGGGCCGAATGAGAATTGGTCAGTGCATAAGCTCGATCTTGACCGCGAGGGCGAGGTGTTCGATTTGAAACACGGTGTTCGCAAGATTCAGCGAAGAAGATGGAGCTTGGGTGTCCTGAGCAATTGCTTGGGTGTGAAGAGCAGTCTGCTCTTCGTCGCGAATTGCCGGAGTTCATCTGCCATCGACGTCGCGCCGGAGGTGGATACCGGAGGGAGAGGGaaggagggagagggagagagagagagagagagagaccggaggtggagatccaGGGAGCGAGAGAGATGAAAGAGTGGCAGTGGCTTGTAATTCGTTATTTAAGTTGTgggcaaaatagtcatttttctttaaattgagttagtgggaataaaaaactgttgctgaggtaagtgggataattttggccatttttggtgcttttggtttGGCCTAGCAACAGTGCGGTCATAGGCGGACTTAACGGGTTGGCGGTCTTAACGAGCTCAACCTGTTATAACCCGTTATCTTAACGGGTTATAACGGGTTGAGCCCGATGGGTTCGCAGGTTacccgttggaacccgttaaaaccgctaaggttttttttttttttttttttttttttaaattttaaaattctTTTCTAATCAATTACCCACTAAAACCCGTTAATACCCGTTAACAATAAATTGACCATTGAAACCCGTTAAGACCCGCTAAcataaaaatgaattttttttcttcttttttttgcatttttttaaactttttttCACACCCATTATCTATTAAAACCCTTCTCAATTTCAAAGTCATTCATAGATTTTTGGTCTTGCCTAAATCCATAAACTTAAAATGTCTAACATTCTAATAAGAATATAATATCACCATCCTAGACGTCACAACAAAATCATACCACAATTTCAAAAGTTAATTTATACAATAGAtacaaaatcaagaagaaactcTTCATTGAAATTATTATCTTATACAATAGTCGAAGGAATAATTGTAAAAGGGCAATCGAATACTCCAACTAAACTTACAAAACTATTTTACTTCTTCTTAAAAATGAGCAGAACAAATCTATAGCATTATACTACAAATCTATAACAAACTCTTCATTGAAATTATTATCTTATACAATAGTCGAAGGAATAATTGTAAAAGGGCAATCGACTACTCCAACTAAACTTACAAAACAATTTTACTTCCTTCTTAAAAATGAGCAGAACAAATCTATAGCATTATACTACAAATCTATAACAAACTATTTTTGGTCATGGGCTGAATTGCTAGGCCTACTTTTGGTCAAGATCCCTATAAAATTCTTAGCTGCTAAATTTGATGATATCTCATTCTCTCATGTTTTATGAGACCAATTTTGTGGCTGATGCGGTTGTCAATGGGCAGGACTCCCAGCTTTGGTCCAAGCGGCTCCCGCTCTCTGCTCTCTTAGCTTTGAATTTAAATCAATTTAGCTTTAGTTGTCCTATAGAGGCTTGAAATTGTAACTTTTTCGATTTCggataaaaatatatatatattaaaagaCCAACTTAAAGTGCTTCAATGCTTCATGTAAAGTAATAGAAACCATCCTTTTCATGCCAAAACATTTGGCATTTCACAAATAGATATTGTGGGCTAACATTAATTACCATTCTTGTGGTGAAACGGAACATCTGTGTTATATCTATAACAATATAACTTTACAAATTAGGTGAAAAGAATAGTTTGTTCTTTAACATACAAAAGACACAAAGCTTTTCCTATATGGCAAGGATGACtataaaaaggaaaagagaaaacaTTATGCTATATTGCTATGTTAGGGAAAACTTTCTCCAAGAAATTGATGAAACGTTTAGCATACAGCGTGGGTTCAACAGCAGAAATGGTTAGAGGATCAAACCGCAATGATTTGTATGTGTGCTCAAGTTTCTTTTTCACATTGTATTCCTGCAATATATCAATTATGCCCATATACAGGACCACATCATAAAATTCAAACAGTTCTACGTCTGTTGAATCAGCCTCATCCTGTGGAAGCTTATGATTGGCCTGAGCTGGCATGTTTACTCCCAATTGCACTCTTAACCTGAGAAAAATGCAAGTACTTGACATCACCTGTGCTGCTCAGCATTTATCACACTGGTAGTAAAGTTGCAGACCTTAAATAAAAGCAGAAAAGAAGCGCAAGGTTCCTATATAAATGTTAACAAGTTTATAACTACGCCACTGCATTTGTTATCAATGGGTAAAGATCATTTTAGTAAAATACATCTCTACCTCAATCCcctcccaaaaaaaaagaaaacactaGTCTAAAATAAAGATAGTATACTAATTGAACCTACCTTCCAGTACCAGGCAGTAAAAGATCAACTTCTTTGTCACCAAGAGAATATGCTTTCAACGTACTTCCTCTGATATGAGGACCAGGAGCAGTACTCACAGAGCCAGGTTCATGGGTTACCAGTACAAGACCTTTAGGAGGAATCGAAAGCCCTCCTGCAGTCACACCTGCTAGCGCATAGAAAATGAGTATTCAACATTTAACCCACACAAGAAAGTATGCCAAGTAGCTGATCAATTTGAAAAGATCCAGCAATTCCAGACCATGCACGCATGTGTATAGCTAACTCCGGTTTTAGTTATGAGATTCAATAGTTATTCAAATAAGTACATCCAGATAACATATGCATGCAACCATCTCCTGCATTATATATTCTTCTACTATCCATAATCTGTCAAGTCAGCTGGGCCATAATAAAAGGAATTATCTCTCTTTTATCTCAACAAAAACTATATGGTTCTCGCAGAACTAGCATAGAAATTTATTTGATGGCCTTCAATACAACAGGTTTTAGCTGCTGGATCCAACCACATGATCAGATCACCACCTAAAGAACAGGGATTGCATGTATCAATGCCTTTTCAAAATGCCATGAAGATGTCAGAGAACCGAGGCTCCTTCACTTACATTTTCAGTGAAACCAAAATGACGAACATAACTGGTGACAATTGCCTAGATGTCAATGACATGGTGGACGGACATTCTGTGCACTTAAGGATGTCAGGATGTTTCAAATCCTGAACTTCTGACAACATCTGTGTGTCATTCAAAACTTCAAACACTGATGAGAACTAGGCTGCCTATGTATTAGAACCAGTTTGTTTTCAAAACTTCATATACTGATGAGAACTAGGCTGCttatttattatttgtttttatttcattttacttttagTGCGTAGTCCTGATTTTGCGATTATTCTAAGTGTGTGATTTTACTGAGAGTGACTGTTAGTTTAAATTTTGGAGCGACTCCTGCTGGAAGGAAATATGGctaaaaaaagaattaagttaatgaaaaaaaaaattaaccagaattttcagaacattcacTAAATGCACAAGATATCAGAAGACATGAGAATTTTCAAATGATTAGATGTATGTTCATTTATTGAGATTCTTTAACACAAAGAAATGCTTACCATCACCTGTAGGTAAACTATCATGATTTTGAATTGTATCAGGAGGTTGTGAAAATGCCTTGAGATTCTCAGGAGCTCTAAAATGTAGTCCCAAAAGAAGGCTATAATCAATTATATGCTGAGATTCTAAGAACCTGCAGTCCAGTGATATTTGTCTGCAAAATGAGGAGGAAGAAAATTTCCAAACAGGGTTATATGGAAAAAAATTATTCAGACAGTCGACAGTGACACGTAGAAAACAATGATGAGCTCTCTTTTGCATATATAAGTCTTTCGGACACTATAAGAGGCGAAATGATGATGGATCACTGTAGAGTATTGAAACTTCATAAAGAATTCCCAGCTCGTTGTTTCCCAAAGAATAAAATACAGGTATGCTACTGATATGTAGTGTTTATAGATGGAAATCAACAATGAACGATGCcagggaaaataaaaaatagatttTATAAGGCAGAAAATAAGTATCATTTCGGCCTAACTCTGACGCAGGTATAAATCCATTGTTTTACAGATTCGGAATATGATCATCAAAAGATATTGGCACAACAAAAATACAGTTTTGAAAAGGACTTACTTAAAAAGGGCCTCTCGCAATAATTTGTCCATATGAAATTCAAATGGCAGATCAAGATCTTTCAGTGTGGTATTTTCTTTTATCTTATCTGGATCCGTGCATCTTCCAAGAGTTGAACCCTTCAAATCAAAACGGCGATGAATTCGTAATTCAGTGCAAAACATATTCCCCATGACCACAAAGCGTACCTGAAAATATTAAATATAGAAATAGTCACACCAATCAGACCTGACAATAAAGTCAGAATTGAAACTAGGGTAATCTGACAGAGTTATGTAGCCAGGTACCTTTCTTCGAGTTTTTAATGTTATCCTGTGGAGCCCAAAAAACTTTGTTATGAGAGTGTTTTCATGTTCTCCTACATGGGAATAATAGCTAGGCAGCATCCTGAGCAGAACCtttataagaaagaaaaaaatgtaagTCATCTCAACATGCCAGACTTTCATAAGAAAGAACTAACAAGGTCTTGAACTTTTTATATCatagataaaaataaaactaaaattatAGAAGAAAAAGTAATTCAAGTCCTATCAATTGATTGTGCCAAAAGGGCAAAAGAAATACAAATAAGTATTTGACTATCAAATAAATGCAACATTGACAGACAACCAAAAGTCAGCCATGGAGAAGGCTTAAATTGACCACTTATTTCTCTTTCATCACCTGAACCCATGGGCCTTGGCATTCACATATACCTCACCTAGTGTACTATCCATCTAAAAAACAACAAAGAACCATCCTGACTTCCCACAATCTCTCTGCAGCATCTTCAAACAAATGCTTTGTCTTTGACATATCAGCATGTCATTTTCCAAAGCAGCATCCTCTCTCGGCTACAATCTTGTATATTAAATTCTACAAGGGATAAAGAGGCTGGAGATAATACAAAATTACAACAAAAGCCTTCCGAGAGAGAAGGTGGGAATTGCAGTTCGCTGACACTATCTAAGTGCAATTACCGGTTTGCCAGGAATCGGACAAAAAACTCTGATCTACAGATCTAATTAGAAGTAACATGCCAAGGATCATGCATTCGTGTTAAATTAAGTGATCATTTCAGCAACACTCTGTTTCCCTTCAACAATCATAAAGGAGTTCTCCACCAAACTGAGCATGGCATCTAAGGTTTACAAGACCTTAAGTAAACCATAATATATTATATACACTTGGAAGCCTTTGAAGACACTAGGCAACTAGCAAGTCCACCTCAACAGCACCCTTTGACCACCAGAGTCGATGTAAAATGAAAGCCTTCATTCATTCATGTTTTTTAAGGTGTTGTTGGCATCAATTTGAGCCATCAAATCAACAGATACTGATCGCATAGAAGTCTTTACCTAATGATAAGTCGTGGAAACCCCTTCAAATCATTGGAACTGACCTTTAAAGCAATAAAAATCTGATTTAGCCCCACAAAGAAGTAATAGTTTCAAAATAATCTGCACAATTCCTAGTAAGTAGTTTCTGAGCCAACAACTTCAGGATTTTGGCAAGTGGCAGGTCAGAAATTCAGAGACCCCACAGTTGGCCCAGTTGTAAAGAGTGAGTATGGACCGAGCTAACTCTTAAATCCTAAGTTCTAACCCCCAATAATTATGTGTATCATACaaatataataaataattataataTACCATATAAATATACTTTTCAAAAATATTATACCATATACATGTGTGTCTATGCGCGCGCGCACACGTGAagttttattctaacaaaattACTAGATATCATTCTAAGTTAATACCTAAATAGTGTGGTCTGCAGATGACTTTATGTATCTAAGGTTTACTTAAGGTCTTGTACCCTCATAGGCTACATGCCTGACGGTTTCTCAAAACCAAAGAAACCACTGAGAATTGGCAAAGGTACTTTGAGCTGGTCATGTCATGATGTACTCTAGGATTACATCTCACATGATTTAATTTCTTATTTAAATGATAATTCAATAttaatttgatatttttttttctgttcttagagaaaaagaaaaaaaaggaggatTTGTCCAATTCTGTGCAGGTTTCCTCTTAGTATTTTCTACAAAAGGTTCTCAGATTGGGAAGAGCGGCATGCTGTTCAATGGGTGGGAGTTGGAGAAGCTTTCTTTTTCACTCTGTTGGTTATAACTTCTACATGAAGAACTTTGACAACATGTTTTCAAGCAGACATGCAAATACAAATTGATATTCAGAGTTAGGTCATGTTTTTAGATGCCAAAAGCACGTTCAGATAACAAAAGGCACTTTAGGTAAGGTTTGACAAATATAGTTTAAAGTACTTTCTGGGTTATAGAAGCTCTTGGGGCTTTTCTGGAGAAGCACCTGTCAGGTGACTTCTCAGGAAGCACTTAACTTTCATAAAATTTATGTACGTCTAAAACGTGCACCACTGAGCAAAAGCACTTCCTCCAAAAGCACTGCCAAAAAGCGCCTTTAGATTGGTACAAACATCTATTAACATATTTTCttacttaattatataagaaagaaagggaCCTAGACAAAAGACAATGCACCCCTATAAAAACTAAGAAACTAAGAAATAAGAATCCATTTTAACagtgaaacaaaacaaaaaaacaaaaaaaacaacataaaagaaGATTTTTCTAGGGGAAAAAATGGAGGATCTTGATAAGAGTCGGCCAACTGCTAAGTTCAGTTGATTCCAAAGGACAAATAAATTGTATTGGTTCAATAGGAATTTTGACTACAAGGTATATAACTTAGCATAGAAGTTTGCATGTGTTCAAACCTTCAGTTCAGTTTTCTTTAAAGTCTTAATCACAAATCTATCATCATGAGAAAGATAGAAGATACTGCCACTTTTCCCTGAAGAAGGGAGCTCTCTTAAGCCATCATCACCACAAATGGACATCATGTACTCTGCTGCATCTAATTTGAACATCTCCCTTAAATTCCTGAAATGTTACTCTTTATTAGCACAAGGAAACTCAAAATTGCTTATTCGCATATAGCAGAAACATATACTTGCAAGATTGGGATGTGTATATGATTAAGGCATGTACAACatggaaagaagaaacaaaattccaaaaacaaaatgaagtaAAAATAAAGCCCAACAGATcaaccaaaagtccaaaaccaaagagGGAAACCTCAAAGTAGACTCTATCTATTATAATGGACGAAAATACTAATAGATAGCTTAAGAGTTACATTGATGGAGACCTATACAGACAAATGTGCTCTAGTAGAAAGTATGAACCAACCAATTCAAATGCATGATGCTTATCATGTCACTCATTTTTACAGTTTAGGCAAATGAGCTCTAGTAGAAAGTTAGAAACCAACCAATTCAAATGCATGATGCTTATCATGTCACTCATTTTTACAGTTTAGGTAATATGCATTAGAAAAGTGTACCTGAAGACCATAGGGCAATAGTCTTTCCAAGAAAAATCAATTGAATAATGTGGAGGTGTAAACTGAGAACCCTTTCTAGGAAAATACATCCTTATTCTTGCTCGATCTCCAAAATCAGAAGATCGAACTTCACGTACAGGAACTGGTGTGATCTTCCCAACAGTGTATCTGTGAACTTCAAACAGAATATTTAGTAAGTGTAACAAATCCTACCAAAAACACATAATTAGGCAGACTGCCCAATTAAACTGTTATCTCACTTGGGAGTTCAAACCTATATCAAATTATTATAGCAATTTCTCAAAAGTCAATTTTGTTTTTGCAAAGTATAGATAAAAGTGTCAACTTATGAAAGGGGCATTTTTTGTTACATAGGTAACTATGAAGAGAGTATTCAGCCTGCACCATGATCAACACAtatgattccaaaagcaataaCCAGGGAGGAGAACATATGACATAATCCAGGTACTTGAGGTCAATTAATTCAGTTAACAAATTACTAGCAGACAAGTTCTTATGCAATCACATGTTGCACCAAGTCAAAAATTTCAATCGCCAATTTTTAGACATCAGGTAAAATAAAGCTCAGCGCCAGTGCCATAGAATTTGAAGAATTAGCGCACGTGAACATACAAACTAAAGAGTATGTCCAAGATTGAATGGACATCTTTGTGCAGAGAGTATCATTAATAGTTTGAGACTCAAAGATATGGGTAAAGCAATTTACCTGATACCAAGTTGCAGATTTAGCATTAAATAATAGCTCCTGTTGCCTCTCAAAAAGTCAATGCAGGACTTCTTTGCCTCCTTCACTTTTCGTTGTTTACCTTTCTTTGACATCTCCATATTATTCTTAACTTTTTCTTTGATCAACACCCCTTGCATGTATTCTCGCTCATAGACTAAACAATTGTTATCTTGCGCCTCATGTTGACCATCCTCGGAGTTATGGGACAATGTACGTGAAGAGCCATACATTAAAAATTCTTTAGCAGGATCCAAATGGGTCCAGTTTTTATCTAACGACATACATTTGTGTGATATACGACTTGAATTTCTTAAAATTCCACCACCAGAGGTTTTCTCAGAAAGACAACGCTTTACACTTGGTCTAGCCTTTCCTTCTTCTGAATTTAACAATGATCCAGACAACAAACCTTTTCCATCATCATAATAACCTAGAGAGCTGCACCACTTCTTTAAGGAGGGATGTTTAGTTCCAGCTGGATAGAATGTGCCTTTTCCATCCTTTAGGCCCCGACTCCATGTTCCAAAATAGTATCCCCCATCTGCAAACCTATAAATTCCAGACCCATCTCTTAACCCATTTAACCAGAAGCCGTTGAAAAGATCCCCATTGTCCCATTTCATGACCCCTCTACCACACATTTTCCCACCTTTCCAACTCCCTACGTACGTATTCCCACTATTCCAGGAATACCTACCATTACCTTCATGTACTCCTTCCTTCCATGATCCTTCATAAATATCTGAATTAGAATACTGCTTTTTCCCAATTCCATGCTGAATATTCATCCTCCAACAACCCTGATAAAAAGAACCATCAGGTCCAGTAAAGATGCCATAACCATGAAGGTAACCGCCAGAGAAATCACCAACATATTTTGCTCCTGATGTCCAAATCATCTGCCCTTTGCCTGTCATTTTTCCTTCTTCCCAGTCCCCCTCGTAGATTGTTCCATCAGACCATGCATATTTACCCTTACCATGTGGCAGAATTCCCTTAAACTTTCCAATATAAACGTCCCTATTTGAGAAGGCTTTTTCACTGAGATACAGAAAAAGCAGAAAAATGAACAGTAAAATGACGTTATGTCTGTAGCCCAAGTCAAGATGGGGAAGgtcaagagagagagaagtgaaaGATCAAACCACAGAATTGTTACCTTTCACTGTCCTCCATTGTAGCATATAATACTCAGTTTATCTGTCTTTGATATCGTTCATAAATTTCCTTCTCATACAGCCTTTCTAACTCTTGAAAGGACAGCAAGTAGTATGACGACTAGAGTCTTCAATCGCCTTTTCAGTAATATAGAAGCAGAAGGAGGGTTTGACTGTAAATATGAAAGATATCCATTAAACAAATAGTCAATAATTTTTTGGTCTGATAGTCATTATATCAACCCtaaagaaaagatgaaatgacaaaaatatcaaaatatttCATAAATTTGCATCACTGAAAAACATCCTCAGTCCTTGCAGGCACTCATTTCCTGATCAATTGGGGTATTATGATGTTCCTTTTCCTCATTTTCTTACAGGTGAAAAATGAGCATCATTTCTCATAATGCTTGTTCTTTTGCATTCTCACTTATGGTATTGGAAAAGTTCCACATATATTTTTGGGTTATTTAGATCATTATTTGTCCTATATATAACATATGTTTTAACACACGCTGATCCAAAAAATGATTCGACAATTTTGAGCTTGCAGAAAGGAGTCTCATAACCACATAAACTTCTCAATTGTCAAGTGTCAAAGCACAATTAAGATACCAGCCCACCATACATCATAACTCTATATCAAAAACCAAATCACCAAGTGCTAAAGCACTACCGCATATCAATTCCGAACCTTAACCGAAAAGTCCCGAAATAGTTATGCAAGAGAATTTTCTATGAAAACTTCAAATCAAGATAAAAATACAAATCTAAGGTTGTCTCGTTATCCTAATCACACACTTCCAAATTTAAACCATAGATCATATAACTTGCTTAATGCCACCATATGGCATCATATTTGGATAAAAATAGAAACCACAGTGAGCCACAAGTGAAGTGTATCTTCCTACTTTTAAGACAAACTGACTGATAAAAGTAATATCATACAACCTTGATCCATGATATTTTCATCATT encodes the following:
- the LOC133742001 gene encoding phosphatidylinositol 4-phosphate 5-kinase 8, encoding MEDSESEKAFSNRDVYIGKFKGILPHGKGKYAWSDGTIYEGDWEEGKMTGKGQMIWTSGAKYVGDFSGGYLHGYGIFTGPDGSFYQGCWRMNIQHGIGKKQYSNSDIYEGSWKEGVHEGNGRYSWNSGNTYVGSWKGGKMCGRGVMKWDNGDLFNGFWLNGLRDGSGIYRFADGGYYFGTWSRGLKDGKGTFYPAGTKHPSLKKWCSSLGYYDDGKGLLSGSLLNSEEGKARPSVKRCLSEKTSGGGILRNSSRISHKCMSLDKNWTHLDPAKEFLMYGSSRTLSHNSEDGQHEAQDNNCLVYEREYMQGVLIKEKVKNNMEMSKKGKQRKVKEAKKSCIDFLRGNRSYYLMLNLQLGIRYTVGKITPVPVREVRSSDFGDRARIRMYFPRKGSQFTPPHYSIDFSWKDYCPMVFRNLREMFKLDAAEYMMSICGDDGLRELPSSGKSGSIFYLSHDDRFVIKTLKKTELKVLLRMLPSYYSHVGEHENTLITKFFGLHRITLKTRRKVRFVVMGNMFCTELRIHRRFDLKGSTLGRCTDPDKIKENTTLKDLDLPFEFHMDKLLREALFKQISLDCRFLESQHIIDYSLLLGLHFRAPENLKAFSQPPDTIQNHDSLPTGDGVTAGGLSIPPKGLVLVTHEPGSVSTAPGPHIRGSTLKAYSLGDKEVDLLLPGTGRLRVQLGVNMPAQANHKLPQDEADSTDVELFEFYDVVLYMGIIDILQEYNVKKKLEHTYKSLRFDPLTISAVEPTLYAKRFINFLEKVFPNIAI